From the Punica granatum isolate Tunisia-2019 unplaced genomic scaffold, ASM765513v2 Contig00415, whole genome shotgun sequence genome, the window GAGATTCTTGATTCATGTTTGGAACTTGGTTTTTGTATAGGGTACAAATGGCTTTAAATAATGGTCCATGACAAACTGATACTATGGTGATATGCATTAATTGTACTTTTTTGGTGAGCTGTTTACATTTGGGGTTACAAGTAATTTGTGAGTTGCTTTATGTGAAGTATTAGACAACTCGGGGTGATTTATTTCGTCAAATTATCTGATTATATTATTTCCTTAACTTAAGTTATTTTCACAAATTTTGAGAAAGTTCTAAGGCCAAACTTTGATTCACCAGGAGCATAATATCAATAGACAATAGATGTATGAAATAAAGAGAATAAAGTTTAATAAAGAGAAGTGTAATCACGAGAGATGTGATGCAGTTGACAAACTGTGCTATCagtaaataaattttacttaCAAGTAAGAATCAAAACTTATCAAAAAGCATCTCACTCTCTTTTTCGGAATTAAACTGATGCCCGaacgaaaataattttaataaatagacTAAGGCACCTCATGCTTCAAAGGGGGAAAACAATGAAGTCTAACACATCGAAGTAAGTAGGAATTGTACCATTTTCATAATGTTTCTTGCTCCGGAATGGCCTCGAGGGAGAGTGAGCAGGCCCAGATTGACTGGCCCAAACTCCCCATAGTAGTTCTGTTATGTGGCCCAAAAATCAACAGCCCAAAATCCCCACAATAGTCCCCCCTATGTAGCCCGAAATCAACGATTGTTGATAGCAAAATTTGGATCCTGAAAATATATACTACTAGAGACATGCAATAATTAACGAGAAATAGATTCATAACCAAAATATGGGTTGGTTCAGGTAGAGCATCTCTTTCTCTTTAAGTAAAGTCTCGTGTTAAAGTCttacaaatgaaaaaaattcacagtATGGAGGTTTTAGTTTTAGTGGGTGGATCAGACTCGGATTAATACGGAAAGGAAACTTAGATATTACTCATTCCTGGAGCATGCAAACTTAATCACTGTCCCGTACATATGTACCGGTATTTCAATCTAGTAGGGCACCGGGGTGGGGTCATCTTCGGTTTCTACGAACTAAACTAGACCCCTGGTGGTGCTATACTGACAAAGCCAGTGCTTATGTTCACAATTGAATACCAAAGCCCAAACATTGCGTAGCGGGGGGCGGCAATGTTGCTGTCACTGCTTTCCACTATTTTACTTATCAATTTAGTAGGGCACGAACTAACCCTAATGGTTCGTTAAATTCAAACGTGGTTGAACTCATGATCAAAATAGATATGCGGGAATGTTACGAGAATAACCATGGAAAAACAACTGGGATTTATAAAATGGAAATATGATCATCAGAATATAGTATAATAAATAACTTCGTTTTTACTAGAATTAGATATCGTTAAGAAAAATGTGTGTTGATAAGTTCCGAATATCTGTAATatgaaaaatgtaataataaaGGCTAGCAGATATAGCACTCTATAAAAACTAACCAAAATTCAATGATTCATGATTTATTGATAAATTACGTCGATCCTAATTTTGTTAACAGGGGGAAAAAAGGCCCTAGAAGTTCAATTGAGAACCACAAGACCTGCATTTACGTCAGACAACAGGCATTAGGGTTCTCATCACTGAACATCATCAGTGTCTCATTCTCGACGCAACAATAGTCGAACTTCGACTTCGAATTGGCATCCTCTTGATGGGCGATCATGAAAATTTGTTCTAAATTCCCACCGCTCTTATCGTGCTCATCCTTCGAGGTATCACTGTCGTCCTTCTTTCCGAGCATCTCCACCCTCTTCCCCGTCCTCTTCTTCAGTTTCTTCAACACCTTTTGAGGGTCCATCGTCCCGGTGACTTCTACGATGTGTCTGTTCATGTCTGTCTTGAATGTTTCCACCCCTTCCGGAAAAGGAACGTCACACAACAAAAAGAGATAACTTTTCAAAAACCAGTTATGCAACAATGGAACAACAACGTGAATCATCGACAACTTATGAATTTCTCGTATCATCACGTCATCCGTAATTCGTGATGagatcagagagagagagagagagagggggagggaACCTTCGATTTTAGCAATGATCTTTGCGACGGATCTCTCGCATGCATTGCAATGCATGGAGACTTTGAATTCCTCGACCACTACCtataaataaacataaaataaaagtaagaCATTGGTTTTTGATATTAATTGACagaagagaaaaagtaattatacGTAATTtaaggtttttctttttggtgttaaaaaagaaaaacacctTACGTTGGGATGGTCGTCTTTGTCTTCGTCGTTGGCCATTGAGACGGCATGGGAAAGGAAGTTGGCGTTGACAACTGCATGGGAATGGAAGAAATGGGAAGACGAAGGGGAAGAGGTAGAAGGGTATTTATGTAAAATAGTGTATCTTCTTCTTCGGATGGAGAAGTTATAAATAAACGAGGGGAAAACGGGAACTAACTAGAAATGAGGAAGGAAGCAGCCAATGACAgaaattttctctctttttccttttctccccTTTGCATATACCgaaacatttttattttttgggtttgAATGCAATTTTCCACTGCAAATCACGACCATTAATGTTTTTAAAACCAacccggatgatgaaccggaagccACGGCGGGCCATAGGGGAGCTAGTTCAACCGGTTTAACCATTGGtttgacaattttttttaatttttgaagaaatttaaaaaattagaactgtttaaataaatattcacaAAATAATAATCCTGAGTATGTTTTCATCAATTTCTGAATTTTTACTCATATTATGATTTTCCAAGATGGTAtaaaaatggtgaaaattaaataaaaaaatacaaataagtATCCAAGAATCCATCTTCTAATACAAGTAAAACTCTTGTTTGGGTTGCCACATGTCATCATAAGAAAAtttctcttttaaaatttttttattcaagttcaattaaattatctaatttcaatttattaaattttcacctttttctaaaacaattttccatttttttgggcacttttgaatttaaaaaaaaaagtagcagGTAATCTGGTCGACTGTCGAGACAAACTATCCATTCGTTATTGTTTGATCAGTGTTCTTGTGActccttctctcttttttttaaattcatttttattaattttcacattttcaacCCATTTGTTATATTCTAAgtttgaccaaaaaaatagTAGGTAATGCGGTTAGCTGTTGAGATAAATGATATGGTTATTATGGTGAAATCAATTATTTATAGAACTTTTTCTCCACAtttgttataaaattatacaaaatttAGTATCataaatactatatatatatatatatataggatatATGCaaatttaagggaaaaaaattaggtTACTAACGGGAAACCTTCTCTCACTCTTGGAATTTATTCATCAGGGACTTATATAAAAACTCCAAACATATTACCTTAATAAATAAGTGGGTataagaattataatttattgatattaCATATATCTAACAAATTATTTGAGACAATAGTAAGTACAATTCACAAtagcaaaatattaaaaatgagtAGTTAATGCAAAAGAATTATCTAGAAttttattatgttatatataaataaatatagtggaaattttatatgtattataaATAGATTTAGTATATTATATGCTATATATCCGtagaaaagaaactaatttTCTCAATCTTATAAACTTAGTTACACCTCTagctatatataatatatatatatatatatatacaattctCTTCTGCTCATGTAGAAACTGTTTAGTcactattttaaaatttcttatacttatataaatttattttttctccaaGTTTCTATATTTACCAAATTAAGACAATTTTGAAATACGAGTGTTTCATCGAATGCACTAACACTTAAATTAGTAGCAAGCCAACGCATAGGTCCACGAAGAAATTGTGCCACCAATTTAGTCATtggattttcaaaaatcataataaaaaCGTCATTTTCAGGACCAAAATGTTGCCATAAAAGGGGCCTTTTTGTTaggatttttgaaaattgaagaacTAAATTAGTGGCAAAATTTCTTTAGGAACTTATATGTTGACTCGCTTCAAATTTGACGACCAAAGTGTTAATGGACTTATGTTTTATCTATTTTGAAATAAGACACACTATATTAATTCGttactattttaattttcaattttactaAATCCTCATTCGAtcttatgaaaatattattaactGAAAATTATGTTGGGAACCCGTAGTATCGCGCGTGGCTCCTTTCTagtaaataaactaaaacgGTTGGTTTTCATAATGCATATGACATGGACACGTGtccttcatttctttttcattttaactttacttttgttcttttttaaaaaattatccacatattttaattgtttttatttcattatacgtcctcaaaaaaattaaaaattaacatgTCTTAACTATATATTGATTAAGTAAAACAT encodes:
- the LOC116190290 gene encoding heavy metal-associated isoprenylated plant protein 19-like; amino-acid sequence: MANDEDKDDHPNVVVEEFKVSMHCNACERSVAKIIAKIEGVETFKTDMNRHIVEVTGTMDPQKVLKKLKKRTGKRVEMLGKKDDSDTSKDEHDKSGGNLEQIFMIAHQEDANSKSKFDYCCVENETLMMFSDENPNACCLT